The following are encoded in a window of Castanea sativa cultivar Marrone di Chiusa Pesio chromosome 9, ASM4071231v1 genomic DNA:
- the LOC142608880 gene encoding protein PSK SIMULATOR 3-like produces the protein MAWLSGAAKSLHYRQLFAHRPHQKSTSSSTLGILTFDVAKTMSRLVSLYKSLADDQLVKLRKEIIRSKGVAYLNSKDEGFLLNLACSERLEDLNQAAITVARFGQKCSDLGLNRFDLIYSDLKLGVIDLGKLEYNTKHVLKIIERMEKSISATANLHAALESLAELEASERKIERWKNTIGPKQISNLEYIKQKIVAQRKQVQHYKESSLWNQGFDKSVGHMARIVCVIYARICSVFEPYISDLPFFSNNSHLRLVSNHNKRQNFWIRQDDENESEDQDKNEKPNSKSGPIRNSNKRFIVRFLSHELNPSSQDRDIESTPTQRNRDAMMTNYNNHVFTLAPPHTVGGSGLSLRYANVIICAEQCLYAPATIGEEAREALYEMLPARLKGTVRAKLKSNLLKRDDEDCDGHSLAEGWRDALEEIMGWLVPLAHDTMTWQAERNMERQKFDSKPRVLLLQTLHYSDLEKTEAAIVEVLVGLSCIYTYENRCLPGRPATVQFI, from the coding sequence ATGGCCTGGCTCTCTGGGGCAGCCAAGAGCCTCCATTATCGCCAACTCTTCGCTCACCGCCCCCACCAAAAATCAACCTCGTCTTCCACCCTCGGAATCCTCACATTCGACGTCGCTAAGACTATGTCTCGCCTTGTCTCTCTCTACAAATCTCTCGCTGATGATCAACTCGTAAAGCTCCGAAAAGAGATCATTAGGTCTAAAGGTGTCGCCTACTTGAACTCCAAAGACGAAGGCTTTCTTCTCAACCTCGCTTGCTCCGAACGACTCGAGGATCTCAATCAAGCCGCCATCACCGTCGCTCGGTTCGGCCAGAAATGCTCCGATTTGGGACTCAACCGCTTCGATCTCATTTACTCCGACTTAAAACTCGGGGTCATCGACCTGGGAAAACTCGAATACAACACGAAACACGTCCTTAAAATCATCGAAAGAATGGAGAAATCCATTTCCGCCACCGCCAATCTACACGCGGCGTTGGAATCTTTAGCAGAATTGGAAGCATCGGAGCGAAAAATAGAGCGGTGGAAAAACACTATCGGTCCCAAACAGATTTCGAACTTGGAATACATAAAGCAGAAAATCGTGGCTCAGAGAAAACAAGTGCAACACTACAAAGAAAGCTCGCTGTGGAATCAAGGCTTCGACAAAAGCGTCGGACACATGGCTCGAATCGTTTGCGTCATCTACGCTCGAATCTGCTCCGTTTTCGAACCCTACATTTCGGATCTACCATTTTTCTCCAACAACAGCCACCTACGCCTTGtttcaaatcataacaaaaGGCAAAACTTTTGGATTCGCCAAGACGATGAAAACGAAAGTGAAGACCAAGACAAGAACGAAAAGCCGAATTCGAAATCGGGTCCGATACGGAATAGCAATAAAAGGTTTATAGTCAGGTTCTTGAGTCACGAACTGAACCCATCTTCACAGGACCGTGATATCGAGTCCACGCCGACCCAACGAAACCGTGACGCGATGATGACAAATTACAACAATCACGTGTTCACGCTGGCGCCACCGCACACGGTCGGTGGTTCCGGGCTATCGCTGCGGTACGCGAATGTGATAATATGTGCGGAGCAGTGTTTGTACGCGCCGGCGACGATTGGAGAGGAGGCGCGTGAGGCATTGTACGAGATGTTACCGGCGAGGCTGAAGGGGACAGTGAGAGCGAAGCTGAAGAGCAACCTATTGAAAAGGGACGATGAGGATTGCGATGGACACTCGCTCGCAGAAGGGTGGAGGGACGCGTTGGAAGAGATCATGGGGTGGCTGGTGCCTTTGGCTCATGACACGATGACGTGGCAGGCGGAGAGGAACATGGAGAGGCAGAAGTTCGATTCGAAGCCGAGAGTGTTGTTGTTGCAGACACTGCATTACTCAGATTTGGAGAAGACGGAGGCCGCCATTGTTGAGGTTTTGGTGGGGTTGAGTTGTATATATACGTACGAGAATCGTTGCTTGCCTGGAAGGCCTGCTACAGTTCAGTTTATATGA